AAAAGTGAGAGCAATCTTCACATTACAAGCCGGTTTTATAATATTGAGTTAGTTCTAACCACAATTTTTAAGATGGTTTCAGAGCCTAGTTTAAAATCTATTAGAAATGGAGTctagagaaaagaaaaaagaactaTCCAAACATGAATCCAAGATTGAAATTAAAAAGCAGCATGTTTCAAATAACccataacaaaattaaaaatgtaaATGTTTAGCCTTAGAAATGGAGTCTAGAAAGTCTAGTAGTACCATATTTTGATTGAATCAGAATTTTCTCATGTTAGACCTTAATTACAATTGAAAATCATAAGCTGCAATAGTTTTCTTGTCTTGAAATCAACTCTAATTCTCCAGGCAGAAAAGTAAAAAAGAAGAGACGGTTTTAGGTTAGTACCTGAAAAGCCTTGGAAATGATATCATCATGAAGTGAAACAGGATTTCTACAATTACAGCAACTATACAAACGAGGCACTATCAGTTCCGCCATGAATAATTTGGTAACTCAGATGCGTGACCAATACGATAGAGTCTGCAATAATAACAAGATAAGAATGAATGATATATCGATAGTTAGCGTACAAGTAATATTTAATTCATTCATCACACAGATAACTGAATATTCTTtcctaaaataaataatatctcATCAGATAAAGACATAGCCGCTTCTAATTAATTACCTTTTATGTTGTAAttgtaaaaattttaaaaaacctAACTGTGATTTTGGTTAGGTGAGTGAGTCACTCGCTCTCCTGAGTCTGAGCGTTGGCTCGCTCTGTTCTGTATAGTGAGAGTGGAACTTGTCTCAATCTCAAAtgtaagggtatgtttggatcaTGAGAGAAAGTAAgaggaaagaaaataaaagggaaGAAAGTataagaagagaaagagagtagAAAGTAAAATGATTTTATAGTTGTTTGGTATAAGAGAAAGTAAGAGGAAAGAAAGATAAAAAGTGAACAAAAAGAAATTTATATATTTGTACAATTACAAAAATAACCTTAATAATTTGTTTCATTTGACacaattattattagtttattttataattaaattttatctGACATtgtttatatcttttttttttaacaaaattcacAAGTCTCAATTTTACATTAAACTAATTTATCCGCACAAAAagtaattaatttttcaaaaaaaagtgagaaaaaaGTCTCAATTtgccattttaaaaaatataatatacatTACATATTGGTtagttttgtcttcatcaaattTTGGTATGATACTCTCTTTCTGTCCAATATAGAGTGGAAAGAATCTTATTGTGGGTCCCACCTatttctttctttccttctcaCTTTATAGTGCTACCAAATAGTGGAAAGTGAATCTTTCCACTCATTTTCTTTCCTTCTTCCTTTCTGTTAGTTAGGTGAAGTGATGAATTTTACTATTTTCGGATGCGCGTATTTTTATAAAACTGAATTGGCGATTTTCTAAAAATGAAGAAATTGAAACGGTGTTAAAGCGGCGGAATCTCTGCTTTTTAACACCGCTGCTTCTCCAAAGCCATTTCTGCTTTGAATTTATAAAAGCTAAAAGTTCTAGCTTTTGGGCAGATGTGCGTTTGCGGCTATTTTGCTGTGGAAACAAACATTTTTagttttgtttgaaattgaattttggaggaaaaaaaataagaggacttttttttttttaattaagcacacaaatattttataaatagatAAAATGTGATTGTAGTATTTTTACTCATTTTGTTCTTTTAATTGTTCTTTTTAACTATTCAATAAATATTAGTATAATCAATTGTAAAATCTTTCAAAAATGAACTCGCAAAAATAGAGTAATATGCGTCTATGATTGATATTAGAGGGTAAAGAATAGTGTGATTAAAACCAAATAGTTTAAGCATTTCATATTGACAAGTCTTGCAGACACTGCTACAGCTTAAATCATTCTTCATGcttaaataatcatacaaaaagtACTAATAGTACATTTTAACATTTGAAGTTATAGAGTACATTTAAATAATGCAATAAACCAAGAGAGAAGCTGATCTCTCACAACTCCATTCCTTGACCAAATTCTTCAATTGTTTTTGTTGCTAGAGTGACGACGTCCATTAAAGCACTGAACGACGCACGAAGAAATCTGGCTTCTACTGCCTCAAAGTGCCTGAAGAGAAGGATGAGGAAAAATTAAGCAAGGCTACAGATTCAGCAGTATGCCCTTAGAGCTAAACCAAACATGTTGCAGTATTTATCTATTTATGCAATAGATTGCAACGCAAACTCATATCAGAActatgtattttaaaatataaccTCAAGAAAATAACATTTATTGCATTACGGGAAATGATGAACAACTCACACTATTAGCTTTCCATTTGAAACTGACATGAGTCGTTTTACTTTACCAGGTTGCAACTGCAGAAGACAGAGAAATAATGAAAAGCTAGTTGAGAAACTACTACTACAGAATCAGAAAGCCGAATCTTCAAAACTCACTTCCTTGTCAACGCTTATGGTAGCATACACAATAGAAGCATTCTCTTCAGATCCAAAATCCACTTCCAGGTCACTGCAGTGGTGAACAGTACAGTAAATAATTTTGGTACACAATCTCACACTTTTTCATTACAAGCTTTTCTCTTGTAGTGAATGTTCATAACCATGAAATTTTTCCGAGTTCCCCCAATTGTAGTACATCAATGTACATATATTTATTTTCATGATGTCATAGTAAAACTCTACCATCAATGATGTGATTACTAGTGTAAACAAAActcaaataattttgaaaatatcaGTAGTTTTTCAAAACCATAGTGATATGAAACAGATAATCATCCATACACATTGCTACACTGCGACAAAGTTAAAACTAAAAAGCATGAGTAacaaaaaagataataaaaatttTCATTGAAATTATAAAATCTAGAGAAAGAGAGAGTAACCAGCTAAAATCCCATTGAGATTGGGCTTCTGGTGTGACATCCATGAGTGAACCAAATAGCTAACTCTGCAATAACTTCGAGCAACAAAGGTTAGAGAAGCTCCAATACGAAGAGTTTTAGGCCAAATTAGTATGGTACCCAATACAACAAGGTTTTTTTGGTTTTCTGCAATGAAAACAGAAACACTGTGCACATGCAAACTACATCAGAGTAGGTTGGATTGGATTGAGCGGGTTGACAATGGATCTATAAAACTTGAATTAGCTTTACAGAGATACCCAATCCAACTCGGCTCTTATAGATAGAGCTAATTTAGCCACCTTATAAAAACCTAGTTTTAGGATAGTCCAATACAACAACATTTAAATTGAACTTGAGAAGAACTCCAAAAGTAAAAGATTTTCTTAATAGaaaaaatgaaatgaagaaaTAATATCATATTAGCTTAAATGCATTTtagtctctttattttgatcaatatgAACTTTTAATCTCATTTCCTAAAACGGATTTCTGGTTCTTCTATTTTACAACTTGAATTGAGGATCTCTAAGTGAAATCGAGCTTAAAAAATCTCAAAGATAGGACCAAAAAATCTCAAACTgtaaaataagggataaaaaatcCGGTTTTAAAAATAGGGAGTTAAAAGTTCATTTTTGTCAAAATAAGAGGAATAAAAGTGCATTTAAACTTTAATCGGTTAATTTAATAATCATTAcctgataaatatatatattatatgtttatGCATGTGATCAGTTCAATGAATGCAAACCATATGGCCCTAAACCCTAAACTACAACCTAACATGCTAGCAAATAGAAAGGTAACAAAATCATGGATACTTTATCATTCAAATCCTCCAACAACCTTTATGAAGTAGAGTTAGACTCATGGAGCAAAACACACATCGAACAGCCCAATCACATGGCAAGAAAATCCCAACTGTAACACATAGTATCCCTATAATTACAGGCACAAGACCTCAAGTATACAGGCACAAGACCTCAAGTATGAAATCATTGCTCAATAGTTTGGTCCTCACTCTCTTTACCTAATTTAAGCTAAAAATTAACTTGCAAGTACCTTTTATACGTCTCCACCATTCTTATTTAACATCTTCACCAATGGAAACTAGCATTGCGCATTATTATCCCTACATCTCCATTAGGGTCACATCTAAAGATAGGAAGAGTTTCTTTGGAGTTTTTCTGAAGCTTTTCTCACTTATATAACTACTTGTGTGAGTATTAGTAAAGCTTAGAAAAATATCTTATGATATGCCCATAAAATATATTCTTATTTTGATAAGTTCCTTAAGATATCTTAAGGTAACAACAACTTAGACATAGTATACCCAAGTCACCTTTTCAATTCTCATCTCCAATTCCATTTTTATAGTGAAAGCAAATGTTGAGAGCACAAATAGCTATTCAATTTTTGAATCCAAACCAAATACAAATAACTTGCTAAGTATCTAATTAAATTGTTTAATCAAACACTCCTTAAATTGTTAGAAAAGATTGCTTTGGTTGGTATGTATTACTAGACCCAAACTCATCTGAATGAGTGTGGCCAAGATTATAAAGCTTGACTTCAAACTTCTTAAATGGACATTGACTTCTAGATAATCAATCTgggatgatttttttttaattctcaaGACAGTAGATTTCATTTTTCTTGATAAAGAAGCAAACTTTCCATTGACTTGTTTTCCAAAAGTATAACTTCTCAATATCGATCCACATAGACATCCTACTTGGCACACACGAATGCGCATATAGCCGCTCACTCACCATTCAGCAGATCATGAAAGAACAAGACATGATCGCAATGCAGGCAAAGACAGAAAAGGGGAAAATACTCAACCATTGGAAACAGTTTCATGAACAAAATAGAGACTTCAAACTTCAAAGATATCACCTTCCTTAACTAAGAACCAAATTTCACATATTGAATTAATATTTAATACAGATAGGAAATTATTTATGCCCTAAAATTCAGATGCTATAACACATAAACTAGTGGGTCCAACATGCTATCAAAGTGAGAAAACGTACATGCCCAATCAACACTTTTACATGAACCTCCAAAACGAAATCACCTTTGACGGCAATTAGCATCCATGATTGAATCCAATTCCCAAAACTTTGCAAACATAGAATAAAAATAAACAGTAAAGCTGATATAATAGTAGAGGGAATGTGAAATTGACTCACctagagagaagaagaagagtgaATGTGGTGGTCAAAGAGGTCAACGGAGGCGGGGGTAGCTACGGTTTCTGTCGCTGTTGTGAACTCAGCCGCGAAGTGGaggaaaagaagagaaatgtaGAATAGTGGAAACGGTGGCTTATCCCTCCTTGTACCCGTTGTCTTTGGctccaaaaagaaaaagaaaaacaagaaagaaCACCCTAAGCCCTAAGCCTAGTTATCCTAAATTATACTGGAAATTCTTtagcaaaatatatttttctcaaattataaattatcttactattcaaatcaaatattaatatattttttataatattccttttttttttttcaatgttattaaagaaaaataatgttGTAAATTATTTCCTAATTTTTatctatatttataatttataatatagcTCTAGATCTTTACCCTCAACTTTGGAGACAACACATGTCTAATTTGAAGGCTTTTGAGGTCCAAAATCAACTTAGTCATTATCTCGTTATATGCTAACAAACATGTAGGGggctttaaaattatttttaacttgaaGTTATTTGCCTTTTCAAATTATAGTTAATTTTCGATTTCCAAAAAAATTACGCTGCACAACATCCAAACTTCATCATTACACGTTTTctgatctctctctctctcccttcaCATTTGAATTTCATCTTTCCAAATTTCTTCTTCGTATGGTTTTCTAAATACATTTTCTCTTCATGATCTCCATGTTTCATCTTCCAAACTTTATCTTCTTCTTTGTAATCTTTGTCTTCTGCACAATATGTAATGTCACTTTATCTTCTTCGTAATCTTTGTCTTCCGCACAATATGTAATGTCTTTATCTCTATCGGCTATTCATTTTATTTGTTTCCTTCCCTTTTTCTAAGTTTGAACCTTTATGTATTTTAAAGTTTGAACCTTTATGCATTTAAAGTTTGAACCTTTATgtcttccatcttcatcttcatgtgtcaaactttcttcttctttttcatacTTCGAATCTGACACAAAGAAACTTTGCTTGGCTCAAGAAATTATTTGATTTGAATAATATATCATATCTATAAATTGAtgttttctctttattttatatGCATAAACAATTTAGACACGTATATAAATTGAAGATTTGCAAGGTAGAAACGGTGTTTTCTCTATATTTTCTCTTTAAGCACGTATTTTAGGGTTTGTGTTGTTTACCcttctctctctccctccctccaTATCTCTATATTCATTTTAGTATTTGATCTGGCTTTCTCTGCTTCATGGTTAAAAAATAATGTTTCCTCTCTCTAAATTTTAGCTATATATGAAGGTTAGTGACAAAGTTTTGAGAGTATATTTATTGTATGAGTTGTATTGTGTTTTCTACTTATTTTTTGTTGGAAAATTCTTGAAAGTAACATCATTGGTTTGTGTTGCTTCAGACTCTGGGAAGAAAGGTCGAAATTTGTGGGAATAGAAATTAGAGTTTTGATTTTCGAAGTTtgatttttcagtttttaaataaATGCAAAGGGAAATTTTTGGGCTCGTGGATTAATTTGCGAAAGAAATTTTCTCATCAATCTTTTTCTCCTTCGTCTCTGCAACTGATCAACTAGGTAATGTTGTTCGCCTCATT
This genomic window from Vicia villosa cultivar HV-30 ecotype Madison, WI unplaced genomic scaffold, Vvil1.0 ctg.000273F_1_1_1, whole genome shotgun sequence contains:
- the LOC131626145 gene encoding uncharacterized protein LOC131626145, whose product is MDVTPEAQSQWDFSCDLEVDFGSEENASIVYATISVDKELQPGKVKRLMSVSNGKLIVHFEAVEARFLRASFSALMDVVTLATKTIEEFGQGMEL